In the Parasphingorhabdus halotolerans genome, ATGCGTATCTGTTACTTCATCGCCCGGCGAGGCGAAAACGAATTTGGCGGCAATATCGTAGGAGTGTCCTGCGCGAAGAAAAGCCTGAAGCTGCTTTTGTTGTTTTTCCCGGTCATGTTGTTCCCGGGCAAAGGGCCCGATCGATTTTTTGCGGGCAAAAATTCGCGCTGCTTCCCATTGGTTTTCGTCGCTCAGTGCCAAGGCATCGCGGCCGTCATCTTCGTCAATTCCGGCCTGATATAATGCTTGGGAAACCCGCTGTTTGCCATAGCCTCGATTAGCCAGCGAAGCGGCTCTATTTTTGGCAAATAGTGCGTCATCAATATATCCAAGTTCGACAAAGCGCTCGACCATAGGTTGAATGTCCGGGGGCGTATCTCCATTCCATTCCCGTTCACGAAGTTTACGCTGTAGATAAGCCGTCAGTTTATACCGCGTCGTGGCATATTTGCTTACATAACGAAGAGCCAGCTCCTGGAGACTGTTCTGGTCCAACGCTTTACCGCTATTTTTCAACGCTTTGACCTTCAATTTTGATGATTGCCCTTTTTGTGCCACAGTCGAGCCGAAATTTAAACGTCAGTAGCGACCATTGGTTACGACAATAGCGCAATCGGGTCGGTTTTTGCTAATATTGTGAAGGGTTTGACCTCGTTTAGGTGGTAATGAAAATTTTGAGAAGGCTGGACCTTCTGGAAAGTTGATATTGAATGACCGAGTTGATCCCGACGCCGACCGCTGACACTCATCCCCGCATATTTGCCGATTTTGAAACTCTTGGCGAGGCACTGGACTATGCCGCTGCCGGCGATCGCGGGTTCAATTTCTATGATGCGCGCGCGACGCTATCGCGCGTCTATCCATTTTCCGAGCTTTGTGCAGATGCGAAAGAAGCCGCCCGGCGGTTAATTGCTACGGGAATAAAGCCGGGCCAGCGCGTTGCGCTGATTGCCGATACAGAACCGCAATTTTGCGCGCTGTTTTTCGGGGCGGTCTATGCCGGCGCACTGCCGGTGCCACTGCCGTTGCCAACTTCCTTTGGCGGCAAGGAAAGCTATATTGAACAAATAGGCGTACAACTGGATAGCTGTGATCCAGCGATATTGCTGTATCCGGATGAAATCGAGGAAATGGCAGCGGCAGCGGGCCAATCCCGAAATATCCCGTCATTTGGTTGGGACAAATATGCGGAAAATGCTGCTCCGCCATGTGAATTCCCGCAAGCAACCGGCGGCGATCTGGCTTATTTGCAATATTCGAGCGGTTCTACACGCTTTCCGCATGGGGTTGCAGTTACCCACAAAGCTCTGTTGCATAATCTTGGCTCACATTCCCATGGGATGCTGGTCGGTGAGTCAGACCGGTGCATATCTTGGTTGCCGTTTTATCATGATATGGGGCTTGTCGGTTGCTTCCTTTCGATGGTCGCCAATCAGGTGTCTACTGATTACTTGAAAACCGCAGATTTCGCGCGTCGGCCGCTATCCTGGCTTGACTTGATTTCCCGCAATCCGGGAA is a window encoding:
- a CDS encoding regulatory protein RecX translates to MKVKALKNSGKALDQNSLQELALRYVSKYATTRYKLTAYLQRKLREREWNGDTPPDIQPMVERFVELGYIDDALFAKNRAASLANRGYGKQRVSQALYQAGIDEDDGRDALALSDENQWEAARIFARKKSIGPFAREQHDREKQQKQLQAFLRAGHSYDIAAKFVFASPGDEVTDTH